Below is a window of 'Nostoc azollae' 0708 DNA.
TTTTTTGTCCCATGGGCCAATTATTGGTACGACTCTGCGGGTGGTTTATCTCACGACTTTTTTGGCGGTTGTGGCGATTTTGGTTTTGGTAGTTTTCGCTAAGTTGGGTAATGTGGCTTTCAACTGGGGGGATGTTTGGAGGATTGTGGGGCGGACTATATCTATATATTATGGGGAATTTTTTGCTCTGTTTGTGGGGTTTGAACTCGGTGCTATGAGTCATTCTCTCAGCGATTGGACTAATTCGGCTTATAAACGTTTCCAAAAGCAGGGGATTCAAGGGTTGCTGAACCATGGCAAAATTAAGAAGCGTAAACCGATAAGGGGTGTCAAGGCGGTGAGAAAACCCAGAGGTACCCAGAGGTAAACCCGGAGGTAGGTGGAAGTTTTATGGCAGATAATCAAACTTTGGTGGCTTTACAAGAATTAATTGATGTAGTGGCAAAATTGCGATCGCCTGAAGGTGGTTGTCCTTGGGATTTGGCACAAACGCGGGAAAGTCTGACGGCCTATGTGATTGAGGAGGCTTATGAGGTGGTTGATGCTATTCAAACAGGAGATAAAAGAGCGATCGCAGAAGAATTAGGTGATTTATTATTACAGGTAGTATTACAAGCACAAATTGCCAGTGAAGCCGGTGATTTTTCTTTGCAACAAATCGCTGAAGGTATTTCTCAAAAATTGATTCGTCGTCATCCTCATGTTTTTAGTGATGTGACAGTGGCAAATATGGAGGAGGTGCGTCAAAATTGGGAAACTATTAAAGCCGCAGAAAAAGGAGAAACACCAGCAACGCAAAAACTGAGTGATAAACTTAGTCGTTATCGGCGTAGTCTTCCACCTTTAAATGCAGCAATGAAGATTTCTCAAAAGGCTGCTAGTGTTGGGTTTGAGTGGAACAATGTTGATGAAGTTTGGGGAAAGTTTCACGAAGAATTAGGGGAATTTCAACAGGCTTTAACTGAGGAAACACCGGAAAGACAAGAATCAGAATTAGGTGATTTACTATTTGCAATTATTCAAGTTGCTAGATGGCATAATCTTGATCCGAGTGCAGGTTTGCAAGGTACGAGTCAGCGATTTATTCAACGATTACAAAAAATGGAAGATGTAATTAATCGCCCCCTGACAGAGTATAGCTTGGAAGAATTAGATGCACTTTGGCAACAGGTTAAAGCCCAACTGGCGAAAGATTAGGGGGTGGGGACTGGGTAGCACTTACCAACTACCTGTTACCCATTACCCAATTTTGAATTTTGAATTTTGAATCTTTAAGGTTTTTTCGCCTCAAACAACCTATCATACAAAGCTTGATAAGTAACATTTTCTCGCAAACTGAGTAAGGCACTGTTGATTCTTTTTCTGGCGGGGCTTTCGTTCGGTAGAACTCTGCCGTAGTTTTCTTCACGGAAGATAGTACCAACAACTTCTACTTTACGCCTTCATTAGCTGCATAAAATAGATATACAGGAGCATCAAAAACAATAGCCTCTACTTTTTTAGTCAGCAGTGTATTTACCATAGAAATTTGCTTTGGGTAACACAAAATAAAATATGATATTTATCTATCATGTTTACTCAACCGCAAATATTACATTCTTCTTAGGAAGAATCTCAACTCTCAGAATGTTTTCTCACACAGAGATGCAGAGAGGAATCAACTGTTTCTTTAAGCTTCTAGGATTTTTATTAAATAGTTATTCCTTATCAATTCTATGAATGCATATCTAAAACTCAATGTCAACGCTTCTACTTCTGTTTTTGCGTCAGGTAAACTATAGGGTGGTTTCTAATTCCCAAAACCATGAGATTTCAAAGAGGTTGTCTTACCCAAGAACCAATCTAAATGCTCGTAAACTAGAGACTGTTAGTGTGGGGCTAATTAGTTGAATTAGGAGTAAACTTCAAAGATGACTAATACGCTATATCATAGCCATTTGCAATTATGGATTGAGCAAACGATTCAGCAGTTACAAAATCATGAATTTGAGTCGCTGGATATTGAGCATTTAATTGAGGAGTTAGTTAATTTGGGTAAATCCGAGAAGAATACCCTCAGAAGCAATCTGAACATTTTCTTGACTCACTTACTCAAGTTCAAGATTCAGCATGATGTACCCGATTCAATGAAGGGAAGTTGGTACAGTTCAGTTATTGAACATCGTCAACGGGTTCTCGACAATTTGGCCGATACCCCATCTCTAAAAAGTTTTTTGATGGAAGCTGTAGAAAAAGCCTATCCCGATGCCCGTCAAGTGGCAATTAAGGAGGGTAAACTAGCTAAATTTGGGGTTCGTGTATCGGAAGACAGTGAGTATCCTATAACTTGTCCTTTTTCCATTGGACAAATTCTGAATGAGGATTTCTATGGGCTATAAATTAGAAAAAGAAAAGATGTGCTCAATGTCTCCAGGTTTTTAAAGAGGAAGAAAAAATTAACTCTTTAGGGGCTAAGGGTGCGATCACAAACTGCTGTAAGCTTCGCTTATGACACACACCATAACTCAAACAGGTCTACCTTGTACAGATAGATCCTCTGCTGTTTGGTGCATGATTGCATTTCATAGCAATGATGCAGCATTAGATATCAATATCAGGTAATTCGTGCAAAAATAATGTTACTAAACTCTCAGGTAAAACTCACGAGACTTAAATAAAATCAAAATGAGAATTAGATTAGGTAGTCAGAAATTACTCTTGTCTCTGGCTGTAGTGTGGTAATAAATTTTCTATTTCTTCTCTTAGAAGAGTAATTCAGACTACACCTACACCTCCTAGAGGTAACACTGAAAAGTTGAGAGATTATTGGGAAGTGATACTTGAAAAACCACTTCCCTGTCAAGATGACATTGGTACTAATCAAACCTGGTTTGTTTATCAACAGCACGTGCAGGAACTCAGAGGTGTTCTTGTTCCTTAAAGACTTCTAGATTAGGTGAAATAGTGCAAGTCTGTTTGTGTGTAAGAGGGTGTTTGAAAGGTCATGCTGTAGCTTGCTTTCCGCAGGGTACGTAGCGCAGCGCAGTGAAGCAGTCAGATTAATCGCTCAGACCCTAGATTCTAGAGCCTCCGGCACGCTTCGCATTCACGCAGTGAAACGAAGGGATACAGAATAACAAATTATACCTTTTCCAACTTTTCAAACATCCTCTTTTCAAACATCCTCTTTTCAAACATCCTCTAAGATTTATCATCTTGTTGATGTCCTAACCAGCTTAGCAGGTGCTTTTTTTTGATAAAAATCTACGAGAATGTGTAGAGACGTTGCGTGCAACGTCTCTACTGAATAATTTACCGTTTTTTACTAGTAGTCTGTCAAAGACATTTTAAGGGTGATGATAGGAAAAAAATTTCTATTCTTCCCCTGCTTACCTTCACCCGTCATTTCTTGGGTTGACAGACTACTAGTGCAGCATGGTGAAAATAACTATCCAGTGACAAAAGTTGAAAAAGCTAAAGTTTGCTTTCTTCCCTTCTATCTTCTGCTTTTTACTTACATCAGCTTTTCTACTAAACTATTTGCTAAATCAAGCAATTCGATATCGCAAGCAAGAAGATGACGAGCTAAAATATCTCTGACAGCAGATGTTTTTTCATCTTCTCTAGTAATCCTCAAGCATTCTTCCAAATTTATTGCTAAATCAAACAGTGGTCTATCTCCCAAGCCATACCTAATTTTTACAGCAACATTGTCATTACTGACCAGAAATTCTTTTATAGAATCTAATAGAGAATTACCTAATATTTCATCATTTCCCCACGTTTCTAACCAATCTCCATCTACATCTTCAACATAAAGGTGAACAAAATTTAGCCCATATTCTAGCCAGTCTTGCTGCATTCTACGGGCTGCTGCTAAAATTTCAGCAAATTCATCTACTTGAGTAATGCTGTTCATTTCTTGTTGGTTAACCATAAATGCTGTTGTAAGCAGGTAACAATTTAGGCTAGGACTCAGATATTGGATATCAAAAATTTGATATCAGGAAAAATTTAGATAGTTCCCTTGATCAAGATGGTCACTGTTATACAGTGCCACATTGACTAATTGGTTGATAAAGTCACTCTCCCCAGGATTGTAACTTAAGAACAATCCTCTCTCTATTTGCCACAATTGCAGTGCATTTTGCCACTTTTCATACTTTTGCTCATGGAACTCTTCGCTGACACTGGTAACTTGAATACAGAGTGGTTTTTGTTGATGATTACTAACTATTAAATCTGTTGCCATAGAAAGGTCGGCAATATAACGCTGCCAAATGTTCCCTTCACGACGCACAATATCTTGAGCTATTGATTTAATGATATCACCATCAAACTGATTAAACTCTCCCGCCATCATTTTTTTCTTCCAAATATAAAATTTGGCATCTGTTGAGTTTATCCACTTAGGAAATAGATAGCTATACCAATACCTCTCATTTGGGGTCATCTGGTTGAATTTTGCTTGTCGTGCTGCTTCTGAAGGTAAGGATTGAATTATCAGCCAAATTGTAGAGTCGGTAATCACCTCAAGAAGAAAAGCAAGGACAAATGGTTTAGCAGTCAGGGAACCAGGCCGAATATATTTGACCCACCGATTGATCTCATCTAATCTTTTTGATAACTGAGGATCTATTGCCGAGGCTTGCTCAATGAGCAACTTTAGTTTATGCTTAATTTCTTTTGCTTGCAAACTACGCCCTACTTTTCAGTAACTAACTATTTGCTGTAAATTTTATACCCTTTTAAGTTGTATATATGATTCATGGTTTAGTGTTTAAATTTGGTTAAAAAAAAATGCTATTGGCAATTACTCCCAAGTCTTGTGATAGCGAGACTTTCAGTATATGACGACCCAGGTTTTTACCCAGTTAGTTGGTGCAAAATACCTATTAACTAAGCAGTACACTGTTATATTACCCTTTAGCAAGGTACAAGATGCACCATTTGTCATTTCCTCAATCATACTTAATAAACTGTCACGCATCTAGTTTTTTAACCCGAACTAGGTTATAGAAGGATTTTAGGCTCAAAATTATACAATTTAAATGGGCCACAGCTTATTATCTTGAGCTTTAATCTGTCTTAATCTACTCATTTTGGTTTAGTTTTGACTTGTGTCAACTGAATAAATTAAAGATTTTCATCCAGCTTAACGAAAATCTAAATACTACTTGACACAACTCCATTAAAAATAGTTCTCAGTCACTATATCGTTTACATAGATCATCATGTTTCAACCGACTATAGAATCTATCCTACAGGAAAACCGACTTTTTCATCCCTCTAGTAATTTTTCGCAACAGGCTAATATCAAAAGTCTGGAAGAATATCAGCGGATTTATGATCAAGCTAAGGCTGATCCACAGGCTTTTTGGGCAAAATTAGCGGAAACGGAGTTAGATTGGTTTCAAAAATGGGATATTGTGCTAGATTGGCAACCTCCTTTTGCGAAGTGGTTTGTGGGTGGTAAGATTAATATCTCTTACAATTGTCTTGACAGACATCTGACTACTTGGCGGAAAAATAAGGCTGCTTTGATTTGGGAAGGTGAACCGGGAGATTCCCGCACGCTAACATACTCCCAATTGCATCGAGAAGTTTGCCAGTTTGCCAATGTACTGAAACAGTTGGGGTTCAAAAAAGGTGATCGCATTGGTATTTATATGCCGATGATTCCCGAAGCTGCTATTGCGATGTTAGCCTGTGCGAGAATTGGCGCACCCCATAGCGTTGTCTTTGGTGGGTTTAGTGCGGAGGCTTTGCGCGATCGCCTTAACGATGCTGAGGCTAAATTAGTAGTAACAGCAGATGGTGGTTGGCGTAAAGATGCGATCGTTCCCCTGAAAGAACAGGTAGATAAAGCCTTAGCTGATAACGCAGTTCCCAGCGTCACAGATGTGCTGGTGGTAAAACGCACAGGTCAAAAAACCCAGATGGAACCAGGACGGGATCACTGGTGGCATGATTTACAAAAAGGTGTCTCCGCAGATTGTCCCGCCGAACCAATGGACAGCGAAGATATGCTGTTTGTCCTTTATACTTCTGGCAGTACTGGTAAACCCAAGGGTGTTGTCCATACAACTGGTGGTTATAACTTATACAGCCATATTACCACAAAATGGATTTTTGACCTCCAGGACACAGATGTATATTGGTCTACTGCTGATGTAGGTTGGATTACAGGACATAGCTATATTGTTTATGGACCCCTTTCCAATGGTACAACCACTATTATGTATGAAGGTGCGCCCCGTGGTTCTAATCCTGGTTGCTTCTGGGATATAATTGAAAAATACGGCATAACTATCTTTTATACCGCACCGACAGCCATCCGCGCCTTTATTAAGATGGGTGAACACCATCCGAGAAAACGCAATCTTTCTTCCTTACGTTTACTGGGAAGTGTCGGTGAACCTATTAACCCAGAAGCTTGGATGTGGTATCACAAAATCATTGGTGGTGAACGCTGCCCTATTGTTGATACTTGGTGGCAAACGGAAACTGGTGGTATTATGATTACACCCTTACCTGGTGCAATTCCCACTAAACCAGGTTCAGCGACTTTGCCTTTCCCTGGGATTATTGCAGATATCGTGGATTTAGAAGGTAATTCTGTCCCAGAAAATGAAGGTGGTTATTTAGCGGTTCGTCATCCTTGGCCGGGAATGATGCGGACTGTTTACGGTGATCCTGATCGCTTTCGTCGGACTTATTGGGAACATATTCCCCCCAAAGATGGTAACTATACGTACTTTGCTGGTGATGGTGCAAGAAAGGATGAGCATGGCTATTTCTGGGTGATGGGGCGTGTGGATGATGTGCTGAATGTCTCTGGACACCGCCTGGGAACGATGGAATTAGAATCTGCGTTGGTATCTCATCCAGCGGTGGCTGAGGCTGCGGTGGTAGGTAAACCTGATGAGTTAAAGGGTGAGATAGTTATAGCTTTTGTGACCTTAGAGGGTACTTATCAAGCCAGTGAGGAGTTGAGTAAGGAACTGAAGAAGCACGTTGTTCAAGAAATTGGTGCGATCGCACGTCCTGGTGAAATTAGGTTTACTGATGCCTTACCGAAAACCCGTTCTGGTAAAATTATGCGCCGTTTATTGCGGAATTTAGCCGCAGGTCAGCAGGTATCGGGGGATACTTCGACTTTGGAAGACCGCAGTGTTTTGGATAAGTTGCGGGAAGGTGCATAAACAATTCAAAGTTCAAAATTCAAAATTCAAATTGTTTTGAATTTGTTTGAAAGCACTATCATCATTTAATTTATGCGGTAAGTGAAATAGCTTACCCTGTTGAGTTTCGCTCAAAGACGCTAAGAAACAAAGACGCAAAGTGTTTTTTGTGTCTTTGCGTTTTTATCTTTTTCTATCTGTAGTGTATTATTATTGTAATAATTGAGGCCATATTGCTAAAACACCACCACAAGAAATATTTTGTAATATGAAGTAGTTTAGGGTTTATTAGGTGAATTATATATATATGAAACCAACTGAAGATTGGCTGCAACCAATAAATGGAAAATTCCGTAGGGAAGATGTACTACCTACAGCAAGACTGAGCCTGGCTATTTTAGAATATTCAAAGCAGTTTAATTGTTCTTGGATATCCCCATCAAATATTGATAAGACAATTGAAAACTGGTTTTATAGAAATACTAAACCTGGTTCTCATCAGATTGGCTCACTCTACAACTCTACAAATGAGCATTCTACTTTGATTCATGTTTTTGGCAAGTTGATATTCCTATTGGATTTGGCTTGTGTCCTATAAATGCGTTTCATTCTTCGACATCAATGCCAGATAATTCTAAGCTTGAAATTAAAGCCAAACATGAAATTTTCTGGGAATTCATTTTGCTCTGGTTAAACTGTGTAGACTATGCTGATGGGTACGACGATATCTTACAATTAAATACGTTCAATCACTTAGCTACAAGTTTTATAAAAAGCGCCCATAAAGAGTTACAAGCTACAGTGTCTCTTTTGTTGGAAGAACGTCCTCAAGTAAAAGCCATTGAGACTTCTAGAATGGCAGTAGGAATTTACTTGAAAGGGGAGCATCCCAATTTGGGAAGAAGATGAAAGAAAGGATAAATAATTCGCGAGGCATCATCGCGAATTAAGGGGGGACTATACAAATGCGGTCCATAACTGAGAAAATTGTGGGGATCAGAGAGTATGGTTTAAAACAATGACAGCAGAAGATAAAAAACTTTTAGAAGCTCACATCAAAGAGATAGTCAAAATCCTTTATAAAAATACCCAACCCGAGAAAATCCAAACATTTGAAGGCATCGAAACATCTGTAGGCGACCAGGTTTTAGAACATGTCAGTCCGAAAAGCGCCTTTTTTTTGTCGGAGAAAAGACTGTCACAAGAAAGGTAAAACACGGACAATCAGGAGTTGCATTGGTAAGATTAAAGTCACTAACAAACAAGCATCTCCTTTGGGGAGAGAACCGTATAGGCGATTTAGCCCATTGGTTGGAGAGTGCTTTTTGTCACTTGCAGCCAAGGAGTCATTCCAGGACGCAGAGAATGACCTTAAGGTTCTAACAGGGATAGAATTTGGTTATAGTACCTATCATCGGCAAGTCAAAAAAGTGGACTTATCTCCCCCGAACTTAAAACAGACAGGACTTAGGCAACTGGCACAGGCCATGGGTGAAATATAGTACATCGGTATTAAATAAATCGGATATGGAAAGCTTTATCAACCCATAAGAAGTAGCTGCAACAGGAAACATTATTCAAATATTCATGAGAAAATAGGTAGGAGATTGTATTAGATAAATGTTGCTGAAGGTAATGAGATTTACTAAACTTGATTACTGCTAATACTTATTAAGTAGTCAAATTAATTATACAATTACTAATTTAGCAGAGCATTTAGAAAGTATTAGCCATGATGCAATTAACTATTATTTAAAAACCGAAAAGTTAACATCTCGTTTACTATGGGATAAGGTGAAAGAGGTAGTAGAACCTGATGGTAATGGGTACATCATATTTGATGACAGTGTTTTAGACAAAAGATATTCTGAAGAAGTAGAGATGGTGAGGAGACAATATAGTGGTAATGAACATGGCATACTCAAAGGAATTGGTGTAGTCAGTTGTGTATATGTGAATCCTAAAGTTCAAAGATTTGGGGTAATAGATTACCGCATTTTTAATTCTGATGTGGATGGTAAAACCAAGATAGACCATGTGAAAGATATGCTGCAAAAACTGGTGTATCATCAGCTTTTCCCATTTGATAAGGTTTTGATGGACACA
It encodes the following:
- a CDS encoding DUF29 domain-containing protein, giving the protein MTNTLYHSHLQLWIEQTIQQLQNHEFESLDIEHLIEELVNLGKSEKNTLRSNLNIFLTHLLKFKIQHDVPDSMKGSWYSSVIEHRQRVLDNLADTPSLKSFLMEAVEKAYPDARQVAIKEGKLAKFGVRVSEDSEYPITCPFSIGQILNEDFYGL
- the acs gene encoding acetate--CoA ligase, producing the protein MFQPTIESILQENRLFHPSSNFSQQANIKSLEEYQRIYDQAKADPQAFWAKLAETELDWFQKWDIVLDWQPPFAKWFVGGKINISYNCLDRHLTTWRKNKAALIWEGEPGDSRTLTYSQLHREVCQFANVLKQLGFKKGDRIGIYMPMIPEAAIAMLACARIGAPHSVVFGGFSAEALRDRLNDAEAKLVVTADGGWRKDAIVPLKEQVDKALADNAVPSVTDVLVVKRTGQKTQMEPGRDHWWHDLQKGVSADCPAEPMDSEDMLFVLYTSGSTGKPKGVVHTTGGYNLYSHITTKWIFDLQDTDVYWSTADVGWITGHSYIVYGPLSNGTTTIMYEGAPRGSNPGCFWDIIEKYGITIFYTAPTAIRAFIKMGEHHPRKRNLSSLRLLGSVGEPINPEAWMWYHKIIGGERCPIVDTWWQTETGGIMITPLPGAIPTKPGSATLPFPGIIADIVDLEGNSVPENEGGYLAVRHPWPGMMRTVYGDPDRFRRTYWEHIPPKDGNYTYFAGDGARKDEHGYFWVMGRVDDVLNVSGHRLGTMELESALVSHPAVAEAAVVGKPDELKGEIVIAFVTLEGTYQASEELSKELKKHVVQEIGAIARPGEIRFTDALPKTRSGKIMRRLLRNLAAGQQVSGDTSTLEDRSVLDKLREGA
- a CDS encoding metal-binding protein, with amino-acid sequence MPSGQTHDRITIWSLPMVTGVTLVSTRSSNVTLLVAGGFMFGGFMFGPDLDIYSRQFQRWGFLRWIWLPYQKSLRHRSFLSHGPIIGTTLRVVYLTTFLAVVAILVLVVFAKLGNVAFNWGDVWRIVGRTISIYYGEFFALFVGFELGAMSHSLSDWTNSAYKRFQKQGIQGLLNHGKIKKRKPIRGVKAVRKPRGTQR
- the mazG gene encoding nucleoside triphosphate pyrophosphohydrolase produces the protein MADNQTLVALQELIDVVAKLRSPEGGCPWDLAQTRESLTAYVIEEAYEVVDAIQTGDKRAIAEELGDLLLQVVLQAQIASEAGDFSLQQIAEGISQKLIRRHPHVFSDVTVANMEEVRQNWETIKAAEKGETPATQKLSDKLSRYRRSLPPLNAAMKISQKAASVGFEWNNVDEVWGKFHEELGEFQQALTEETPERQESELGDLLFAIIQVARWHNLDPSAGLQGTSQRFIQRLQKMEDVINRPLTEYSLEELDALWQQVKAQLAKD